The window ACTGGAAAAGAAGAAGGTTTTCTATTGGCACCTCATCTACTGACAAGGTACgacgttcttcttcttcttcctcagaaaTGGTGTTCACCTGAACTGTAAGGAGATCGACATTGGGGCTCAAGTTGATTCTTAAAGCTTCTGATAATCTTTCACgttaaagatgttttttttgttaaaagcgAAGATAATAATAGACTTGCTGCATTGTTCCGGTGCTGCAGGTAATATCGTCTACAAGCATGGCAGCTCAAGCATTTGATGATGTTGCAGAATTTGAGGAAGATAATCCTGAAGCAGCCAAAAGCTCTCCCCTCATATCCCTTCCTCCACCCCCACCTTTCAGAGAAACCCATGTTCAGGTAAACGTAAGTAGATTCTCGAAAACTTATGCTCGTAAACTAACTTCCACCGGAATATAATTATCCGGATATGATGATCTTCACAAAATCTCGTGTGCTTTGTGTTCAGGGAGACGAGGATGACGAAAACGTTGATGTGATGGAACAGGGGAAAGCCAATGACCTTGATGATTCCATCTGATCATAATAACCGCTAAAATTTGAACACTGAAAAAAAGCCTGTTGTTTTAAAGTAATCTTCTGGGGTTTTATAGGCGAGCTTTACATTTTATTCGGTGCAATATTAACAATGATTAGAATCGGTAACatgcttctgcttctgttcatcatctttagatatatatatatatatatatatgaccttTGACTTCggtaatttataaaaaatagtatCAACTATTGCTAAGCATACTTTTTCTTTCAGTAGCGAGTTCCTTCAACCGTCAGAAAAATTTCCCTAACGCGCATAATTTGATTAAACAGTGATCTGATCACTATAAAGGCAAAATTGACAGTTTCTCTGttcttttaaaaacataaaaatttagTCTTCAAACTGATGAAGAATCTTCCACACACTTAGAGCACTTGCAACTGAAACCATAGTCTGCAAGTAATGTTTGTCTCTCTTTGTACGGAAGCTCCTCGTCTATATATGAAATCGTCAcctgttgttttttttacatgtgGAACTCAAATGTCAAAAACAAGTTCTCTTTTCCAAAATATCTACGATTAGAGAGAAGATGCATACCTCTTCGTTCTTGCTGATGCGTCTTAAAGCAATTATAACTGCTTGTCCGTCTCTGTCCTGCGAAACACACAAGACAAAGAGTTCCACATGGAGGAATCGAGCTCAGTCCCAAAAAGTGTCGATGAAAATTCTCAATCTTTAGATTTGTAGACCATAAAGAGGATGTAAGAAAGATACCTCTTCTCGTTTGAAGGCTTTTGCATTAGGGCAACAAGAATGGTTCATACAGCTCTGCAGAGGGAAGAAGGCCGTTCCTAAACACAAACAATGTCAAATCTTGGTTACAAGTTACATAACTCctatgttttatgataacaatgTTTCTTTCATTTCTAACCTTGGCAACAGTCAGAGTACTCATCGCCAAGAGCATCTAGAAACGGTCTCGTGACTTCCTCCGCTTCTTCCTATGATAATGAGAATAACAAACTGGTAAGAGTCAACAGATTTTGgtcaaagaacaacaacaatgggTCGAATGCGTTATTCTTTTCAGACCTTTTCTGCATCAGGAAGATCATCAATGTACAAGAAATAGTCCTCTACTGGTGATGCTACCACCAAGTCTCTGCCAAAGATCAAACATCTTGTGGGTAAAATCATTGTAAATGTAAGGATATAAACAGGAACTGACAAGGGACAACTCTTACAGGTTATTCAGCTCAAACATGCCAATGATATTCCCGTAGATTTCAAGGGAGAAAACTTTCCAGCGTTAAGGAATGACACCTCTGtgagtataatatataaacaaaacgacggtacatgtaatatataaaacttgaCGAGGGGGGGATACGGGCTTCACATTCTTTGTCAAATATGGCCGACTTCAGGAGCTCCAAAGACTGCAgataaaaaaatgcaatttgGTTGGCAAAACAGTCAGGATGCGCAGCTGATGAAACTGCAATTGTGATCTCTACACAAAGCACAGCAAGTAAAACGAACACTCGAGCGATATGTACAACTGCAATACCTACCGTATATGCAAGATTCTTTATCTGCATCCTGAAGGCTCCTTCATCAGAAGGATCAACATCATCTGGCAATGCGATGCAGTCCCACCACCTACCAAACATAAGAATAGAGTTTTAGATATTTCATATGAGGCATAGATATATCACACAAGGAACCTGTGTTATATATGGTCACGAGTTACTGTATGTAATTTGGATCAGTTCCATCACATTTAGAaacatagagaaagaaaaacaaagtgaTTTAACGTTCTTCATCAATAGTGAAAGACTATATCTAATGGCACATCATGTTGTACCTTCTTTTGTATCCAAGAGATACTGGTTTCCATGCCTCCAAGAGTAGCGACTGATTTGGCTCactctgttttgcttttttgttcACGTGCGCTGCTTTCAACTTCCTGTACCTTAGAATGGTAAAGGCAATCGCCTAGCCATAATACATTATCCAGAACTGGTTGGTTTCGTTTCATTATAATGAAAAGGAAAGggtatatatacataacaaCTGATACAAGATATACCTTGGCAGCCAGGACAAAAATATCGTTCGTATCTGCAAATTAAGAAATGAGAAGATATAAATAAAGTTACCACCGCAAGACTGAAAAAGCCAATTTCAAAGAGTCTAAGAATAATTTTTACCATTAGCATGTCTTATAAAATCTCCAAGCGCCTCTCTAGATATTGATTCAGACCTCTCACCAGTGCAAAGTAAAGAGTGAGAACTTTCCCAATCTGCCTCAGCGCATGATTCACT is drawn from Camelina sativa cultivar DH55 chromosome 1, Cs, whole genome shotgun sequence and contains these coding sequences:
- the LOC104786923 gene encoding histone-lysine N-methyltransferase ATXR2-like, with protein sequence MDPVYKTDENSTADAAALLAPLPTPQLQEYFNKLITSRGCNEIEVKHNGTTGKGVYASSEFQENELILKDEILVGIQHSSNKMDCLVCSFCFRFVGSIEKQIGRKLYFKNLGLSGCCDGDSSSGSEEDEDNGNEEQCGGSSSSHHTLPKGVVSSLMSGELTLPLTDKFPLPSPLSCPGGCQEAFYCSESCAEADWESSHSLLCTGERSESISREALGDFIRHANDTNDIFVLAAKAIAFTILRYRKLKAAHVNKKAKQSEPNQSLLLEAWKPVSLGYKRRWWDCIALPDDVDPSDEGAFRMQIKNLAYTSLELLKSAIFDKECEALFSLEIYGNIIGMFELNNLDLVVASPVEDYFLYIDDLPDAEKEEAEEVTRPFLDALGDEYSDCCQGTAFFPLQSCMNHSCCPNAKAFKREEDRDGQAVIIALRRISKNEEVTISYIDEELPYKERQTLLADYGFSCKCSKCVEDSSSV